The Geobacillus genomosp. 3 genome segment TTCGGATATGTTCATACGTCATTTCCGGACGCCGGAGCAAATCGGCGGCGCGGATGCCGTCTTTCAGCTCGCTTCCGCCCGCTTCGCGGATGACTGCCTGCACTTCCGGCGTCGGTTTGATGATCACGGTTTGCAGCCGTTTTTTCTCCCGTTCGATCGCTTCTTTTTTCGCCAAAAACGTTTCATACCGTTCTTTCGAAATCAAACCAATCCGATAGCCGAGCTCGGTCAGGCGCAAATCAGCGTTGTCGTGACGGAGCAACAACCGGTATTCAGCGCGCGATGTGAGCAGGCGGTACGGCTCGTTCGTCCCTTTCGTCACCAGGTCGTCGATCAAAACACCGATATAGGCGTCCGAACGGCTCAAAATGATCTCCTCGCGCCCAAGCGCGCGGTGGGCGGCGTTAATGCCGGCCATAATGCCTTGGCCCGCCGCTTCTTCGTAGCCGGATGTGCCGTTGATTTGCCCGGCGGTATACAAGTTTTTCACAAGCTTTGTTTCCAACGTCGGCCATAGCTGGGTCGGTACGATCGCATCGTACTCGATCGCATAGCCGGCCCGCATAAGCTGCGCTTTCTCGAGCCCCGGAATCGTTTCAAGCAGCTTGCGTTGAATATGTTCCGGCAAGCTCGTCGACAACCCTTGCACGTATACTTCTTCCGTTTCCCGTCCTTCCGGCTCCAGAAAAATTTGGTGACGCGGCTTATCATGGAACCGGACAACCTTGTCTTCAATCGACGGGCAATAGCGCGGTCCGGTTCCTTTAATCATGCCGGAGTACATCGGCGATAGGTGCAAGTTCTCGTCAATGATGCGGTGCGTGTCCTCTGTCGTATATGTCAGCCAACATGGCAGCTGGTCGGTGATATATTTGGTCGTCTCGTACGAAAACGCCCGCGGTTCCTCGTCGCCCGGCTGAATTTCCGTTTTGCTGTAATCGATCGTCCGGCTGTTGACACGCGGCGGCGTGCCCGTTTTGAAGCGGACGAGCTCAAACCCAAGTTCCTCTAAATGCTCGGACAGCCTGATCGACGGCTGCTGGTTGTTCGGGCCGCTTGAATATTTAATATCGCCGATAATAATTTCCCCGCGCAAAAACGTCCCGGTCGTAATGACGACGGCTTTGGCGTAATAATGCGCCCCTGTTTGTGTGATGACACCTTTGCAGACGCCGTCTTCAACGATGAGCCGCTCAACTTTTCCTTGCAGCAGCGTCAAGTTTTGTTCGTTTTCGAGCGTCTTTTTCATTTCCCGCTGGTACAGCACTTTGTCAGCCTGCGCCCGCAGTGCGCGGACGGCCGGACCTTTGCCGGTGTTGAGCATCCGAATTTGAATGTACGTTTTATCAATGTTTTTCCCCATTTCCCCGCCAAGAGCGTCAATTTCGCGCACGACAATCCCTTTCGCCGGGCCGCCGATCGACGGGTTGCAGGGCATGAACGCGATCATATCGAGATTGAGCGTAATGACGAGTGTTTTCGCCCCGATGCGCGCGGCCGCCAACGCTGCCTCACAGCCGGCATGACCGGCGCCGATGACGATGACGTCGTACGATCCTCCATGATACTCCATTTCGTTTCCTCCTTGCTTATTTTCCTAAACAAAATTGGGCAAACAGCTGATCAATCAAACTTTCATGCACTGTATCGCCCACGATTTCACCAAGCAGCTCCCACGCCCGGCGCAAATCGATTTGCACGAGATCGACCGGCATGCCGGCATCAATGCCAGCCAGCGCATCTTCCATCGCCTTTTTCGCCTGTTCGAGCAACGCGATATGACGGGAGTTTGAAACATAAGTCAAATCACCGGCCTCTAGTTCGCCGCCAAAAAATAAGTCTGCGATCGCTTTTTCCAGTTCGTCAATTCCTTGTTCGCGCAATAGTGATGTTGCCACAATCGGACGACCGGCCGCAAGTTCTTTGACCCGCTCCATATCAATGTGCTGAGGCAAATCTGTTTTATTGACGATAACGACGATATCCATTCCCTCTGTCATCGCAAACAGCCGCTCATCTTCTTCCGTCAGCGGTTCATGGTAATTCAAAACGAGCAAAATTAAATCGGCCTGTTTCAACATTTGCCGCGAGCGCTCGACACCAATCCGTTCAACAATATCCTCTGTCTCACGGATGCCGGCCGTATCAATCAAGCGGAGCGGCACACCGCGGACATTGACATACTCCTCAATGACATCGCGCGTCGTTCCCGGGATGTCAGTGACGATGGCCCGGTTTTCGTGGGCGAGCGCATTTAATAGCGATGACTTGCCGACGTTCGGCCGCCCG includes the following:
- the mnmE gene encoding tRNA uridine-5-carboxymethylaminomethyl(34) synthesis GTPase MnmE, encoding MTEFDTIAAISTPMGEGAIAIVRLSGDEAVEIADRLFQSPAGKRLKDVPSHTIHYGHIVDPKSGRTVEEVMVSVMRAPKTFTREDVVEINCHGGFVSVNRVLQLVLANGARLAEPGEFTKRAFLNGRIDLSQAEAVIDLIRAKTDRAMNVALLQMEGRLSKLIRELRQTILETLAHVEVNIDYPEYDDVEEMTPRLLREKAEYVRGQIEKLLSTATQGKILREGLATVIIGRPNVGKSSLLNALAHENRAIVTDIPGTTRDVIEEYVNVRGVPLRLIDTAGIRETEDIVERIGVERSRQMLKQADLILLVLNYHEPLTEEDERLFAMTEGMDIVVIVNKTDLPQHIDMERVKELAAGRPIVATSLLREQGIDELEKAIADLFFGGELEAGDLTYVSNSRHIALLEQAKKAMEDALAGIDAGMPVDLVQIDLRRAWELLGEIVGDTVHESLIDQLFAQFCLGK
- the mnmG gene encoding tRNA uridine-5-carboxymethylaminomethyl(34) synthesis enzyme MnmG; protein product: MEYHGGSYDVIVIGAGHAGCEAALAAARIGAKTLVITLNLDMIAFMPCNPSIGGPAKGIVVREIDALGGEMGKNIDKTYIQIRMLNTGKGPAVRALRAQADKVLYQREMKKTLENEQNLTLLQGKVERLIVEDGVCKGVITQTGAHYYAKAVVITTGTFLRGEIIIGDIKYSSGPNNQQPSIRLSEHLEELGFELVRFKTGTPPRVNSRTIDYSKTEIQPGDEEPRAFSYETTKYITDQLPCWLTYTTEDTHRIIDENLHLSPMYSGMIKGTGPRYCPSIEDKVVRFHDKPRHQIFLEPEGRETEEVYVQGLSTSLPEHIQRKLLETIPGLEKAQLMRAGYAIEYDAIVPTQLWPTLETKLVKNLYTAGQINGTSGYEEAAGQGIMAGINAAHRALGREEIILSRSDAYIGVLIDDLVTKGTNEPYRLLTSRAEYRLLLRHDNADLRLTELGYRIGLISKERYETFLAKKEAIEREKKRLQTVIIKPTPEVQAVIREAGGSELKDGIRAADLLRRPEMTYEHIRKLAPADEDVAPEVAEQVEIQVKYEGYIQKSLQEVERLKKMENKKIPEDIDYDAIQGLATEARQKLKRVRPLSIAQASRISGVNPADISILLVYLEQGRIARVSNE